ACGTCTGTCGCATTGCGGAACACGCATCCCCGGACTACGACGTCGTAGCTGTTCTGCACGCGCACGCCGTGGCCGCGGAAATTCTCGACACCCACATTCTCGATCACAATGCTGTGACTTGGGCTTCCGCTGGCGTCCTCAATGCAAATGGCGTAGCGAGGTCCGCCCCCCTGGGGGTTGTTGGCCTCCGTGTTCCGGGAGTAGGCGCCCCGGAAGTCCGCGGTAAGGGTCAGATCGGAAATCACCACCTGGCTGATGCCGCGCAGCCTCAGGAACCTTTCAACCGTGGCGTCTCCATAGGCTGACTTGAGGAAGGTACTCTCGCGTCCATCGCCGCGAAGATTGACCCCCGACTTGAGGTAAATGTGCGTGCGGCTGTCACCGGAAGCCGTGGAGCGGAAGTTGTAGAATCCGGCGGGAAAGAAGATCTCGTCACCGGCACGAGCAGCTTCCAGAGCCGCCCGGATCGCGGGCAGGTCATCGTGCTCGCTGTCGGTGGGATCCGCGCCAAAGCTGAGTACGTTCAGGCTCGCCCCTCTCACGGCATTCGGTGGGGGATGAGGATGCGGACTGCCGTCCTCTTCGTAAAGGCCGGGATACTGTGCGCCGGACGATGCAGGAAGCAGAGCGGAGGCCGCGACGGAAACGAGCACCAGTTGCAGAAGGGTGACGAAATTGGGGGGCACGGAAAGGGCGCTTTTTACTCCCCTCCTGGGATTCATCCCTTCGTTGCCTCGCACGTTCCCGGAGTAGATGTTTGCGCGACCCATTTCCACACGACCTCGCACCAAAACTGCCGCCCTTCTCGGTTGAAATTCCTCTCCCTGGACCTGGCCTACGGCTAACGCACAACGGTGACCTGCTTGGTGGCTGAATACGGCCCGCTGCGCACCTGGCACAGGTAGATCCCTGAGGGGAGCTGTGTCCCATCCAGCCGGAGAAGATGTTCGCCGGCCGGCAACTCCCCGTAATGGTGCACAAGAACAAGGTGCCCGCGCGAGTCAAAAACAGTCAGGTCTGTACGCAAGCGCAGCGGGAGACAGACGGGGATCATGGTCGTGCCGTTGCACGGATTGGGGAAGCACGGGCCCAGGACGAACCGCTGCGGAATTGTCCAGGGTTCCCAAACCCGGGTTTCCCTTTCGAACGTAGCCAGCACCACCTTGTCCCTGTCCATTACCAGCACAGCCGGGTTGTCGCTGCCCTCGAGGTCGCCTCCCCATTCCTTGAAGCGCCAACCGAGCTCGGGGACCGCAGTGACGGTCACCCGGGTTCCCTCAGGGTAGACCCCGCCAGGAGGGTCCAGCTCCACGTGACCGCCCGAAGAGAACACGAAGACGCGCAGTGTGTACGTGGCGGCCGAGATCTGCTGGAATACAGCCCGCACCATCGCGTCGTTTGCAAGAGTGATCGAAGCCTGAGGGTCCACGCCGGAAAGATCCCCTTCCCAGTGGGAGAAGCGCCAGCCGGGGGACGGTACTGCAACCACCCGCACGGGAGTTTCCGCCTCGTAGACCTGACCGGCAGGGTCCAGCACGATTTCTCCCTGCCCGACGGTCTGGAGCCCCAGAAAGACCGGATGTAGTTCAACCATCCAGCTCGGTCCGACGTCCTCAGGGCGGAGCGGTCTTCGCAGGATAGGCGAGCCGGAGACTTCGTCTGCCCCAACATCCTTCCGCTCGTCGCGGGGCTGTCCATCCATATCCTCCCGAACGAAGGTGTAGTCGCCCACCGCGGAGTCGATAGCTGGACTATCGGGGGCAGGGCGCCAGAGCCCATCTTCGGTCGGCTGCAGACGAGGATCTTCAAACCGAATCCCGGGGGTAGGGGGGAGGCCCAGCTTCGATCCCCAGAACAGATTGCCTTCCCAGATTGTGCCCACGGGCTCGCTTTCTAAGCGGACGACCTGGTAGCTTGTCTGAACAAGGTTGTTGGCAAACGTACATGCCTCGGGACTCAGGGTCTGCTGCGGATCTTCCCCGAACCCGATCAGGATGGATACGCGACAGTCCACAAACGTATTGAATGCGATCAGAGCCCGCTTCACCTGGAAATATCCTTCGGGCGGTGAATGGGGAATACCGTCCATTAACGTCAGGGCTGCGCGATAGTTATCACCGTAAAGGCCGCAGAAGTAGTTGTTCAGGATTCGGTGATCTTCGCCTGTGACCCGAACACCTCCGGCCCGAGGGTTTCGATTGCCAAAGAAGAAGTTGCCCTCGACCACATTTCGATGTCCGTGACGAAGGGTGAGGGCCCCTTCGCATTCCACGAACGTGTTGTACCGATAAACGTTGCCGCAGCTTTTGCTGGAAATGATCTCGGATTCCCCGTTACACTGCTCGAAATAATTGAACTCCACCGTGGTGT
This genomic stretch from candidate division KSB1 bacterium harbors:
- a CDS encoding T9SS type A sorting domain-containing protein: MSASWRGKAGSASRTRWGLLLLGALTCASQPARATDYLVHNLSEFNDAVRKLAPGDTVTLANGIWKDANLIFRANGTASDSIVLRAENPGHVFLTGSSVLRIAGEFLLVDGLRFVGGYTQSGAVVEFRYGSQQAHHSRLTNCSFVDYNPPNKSVDCKWVSLYGTHNRVDHCYFEGKENIGTTLVVWLSSQPNYHRIDHNYFARRPELGTNGGETIRVGTSDWAMYDSYTTVEFNYFEQCNGESEIISSKSCGNVYRYNTFVECEGALTLRHGHRNVVEGNFFFGNRNPRAGGVRVTGEDHRILNNYFCGLYGDNYRAALTLMDGIPHSPPEGYFQVKRALIAFNTFVDCRVSILIGFGEDPQQTLSPEACTFANNLVQTSYQVVRLESEPVGTIWEGNLFWGSKLGLPPTPGIRFEDPRLQPTEDGLWRPAPDSPAIDSAVGDYTFVREDMDGQPRDERKDVGADEVSGSPILRRPLRPEDVGPSWMVELHPVFLGLQTVGQGEIVLDPAGQVYEAETPVRVVAVPSPGWRFSHWEGDLSGVDPQASITLANDAMVRAVFQQISAATYTLRVFVFSSGGHVELDPPGGVYPEGTRVTVTAVPELGWRFKEWGGDLEGSDNPAVLVMDRDKVVLATFERETRVWEPWTIPQRFVLGPCFPNPCNGTTMIPVCLPLRLRTDLTVFDSRGHLVLVHHYGELPAGEHLLRLDGTQLPSGIYLCQVRSGPYSATKQVTVVR